A genomic window from Pseudomonas alcaligenes includes:
- a CDS encoding DUF2788 domain-containing protein, whose amino-acid sequence METEQFEALMMYVLVGGLMVFMAFIIWDLAKKSKAGRLGTAILFLGLGLCLFAFLAKPIITYIIEMARGIHG is encoded by the coding sequence ATGGAAACCGAACAGTTCGAAGCCCTGATGATGTACGTCCTGGTCGGCGGGCTGATGGTGTTCATGGCCTTCATCATCTGGGACCTGGCGAAGAAGTCCAAGGCCGGCCGCCTCGGCACCGCCATCCTGTTCCTCGGCCTGGGCCTGTGCCTGTTCGCCTTCCTGGCCAAGCCGATCATCACCTACATCATCGAGATGGCCCGCGGCATCCACGGCTGA